A stretch of the Ensifer sp. PDNC004 genome encodes the following:
- a CDS encoding type I polyketide synthase, which yields MAVEIIGRACLAPGAESPSALFKLLRQGKCTVTSIPSDRWDVARFWHPVMGTQGKTYSFAAGVLDQLYDFDPAVFGMSQREAMYMDPQQRVLLQLAWRALEDANISSTSLHGENVGVYIGASSLDHANLTVEDPAAAGPYFMTGNTLSIVSNRISHIFGLSGPSMTVDTACSSSLVALDQAMRALTSGEIDTAIVGGVNILAHPLPFVGFAQARMLSPEGLCRAYDNDGAGYVRAEGGVVFVLRRSDRARREKDRSYARIVATGVNSAGRTNGISLPSREAQANLLRAIYEGNGIDANQVAFVEGHGTGTKVGDPAEVWSIGTVIGAKRRAPVPIGSIKSNIGHTEPASGLFGMLKAMMALENNYLPASLHFDTPNEHIDFDGLNVRVTANPIELLRGKRARLAGINSFGFGGANAHVVISDPEPAADEKAANPSSSGHVFLASAHTQSSLEALLKDYKTAFAHASKSEARAMIAASGANRAHMRHRFAARSDQPEDIVRAIASHLEKPGSDIGEVGEAVARDAKVAFVFSGNGSQWAGMGVEAFRENLHFRQCFTSVSALFKFHSDIALTDLLTDPDLDKKLADTKIAQPLLFAVQAALSDSLVAMGIKPVAVFGHSVGEIAAAYAAGALSLVDAVSIVAKRSLHQDLLAGHGTMAAVMLGEEAARAFAEARGLDELCVAAVNAHNSVTISGPADQISAFRDAARKAKIPVQILDINYPFHHPIIDRAKDAFLSDIPDIAPRRTELAYLSTVTGAALEGTQLDPEYWWKNVREPVRFQAAAEAAIEMGCRLFIEISPRPILSSYVKETIKQAAAPGMVVPTLLRDVAESGQDPISAAMARAVAHGAVVDTTRVFGKRNASIALPSLPFEPVELRPAATTDATDLFGRIARPYRLTGWRSDPNSGSWKNHIDAHLFPDLAEHVVDGKAILPGSGFIEIAVAAAQQFYGSDEVEITNLEIVRPLELSDTKIMELSTVLSPETGDLEIRSRERLSEDDWAVHAVARCRKPLPAGDRAYPSLSGLAKTATVAPGRAYETARQFGLDYGPRFQLLAKAVAYGDRLVDVELKTADATGHPLVSYALNPISVDATFHGLVALFDRFTGDKSGAPYIPVRFGSVRVVNGGLPIARAMIEIERVSANSIKAKFHFFGQSGEPIAHFEDCRFRRTYLRKHKTLDALSFHYEAVQSEAALPGLPRNSLAPVSIAMPAAGEAGIGNATLLFNAAIYRACQEIALKLGKGRSTIQGGSLPGDFAFQCFLTSCLYVLEDAGLCEHKDGVWTVAQEFNLPSVSEILSELYGERPDRAVEAVLINNAYAEALARIDALHAGDEAASASNFISDATIDHQAVHSEASRQRMSFVLEALETALSTQSAGARLRIVELGSVSAGFTRRLATLAEKHGASLTVFEARDNAQRGLELSFENDAHVHILKKGELATLAAFDLAVSASDGFYGLIEDDVTVRTALRTALRPTGGIIAAVSAPSLFNDFALGLSEGWFARSQTAEFPIGSLAAAPHWQKCLDDLDLRDIDIADRECASGNVILLEARGTATAAADVAVPASGSYLLLEIAGHEQREPSETAVRVSLTGDASADKAALLPAFEALGAQPLRAVFLALPTAASRTDDSASLQTQILALGAFAEALRQHIGGAEPADDKRPRLVLVAPGGAPIANRTVGAAVASDGVNAGLWAFARVLQNEYEFLDVHSLDIDGSPATAAQMAAALPLLGAAGANREWLLEGDDGAALSEIRAVPGPVDNAHAATAAFKAATIRQRVSSQVGSIVWEESDIPSAGPGDVVVAVAATGLNFRDVMWAMGLLPEEALEDGFAGATIGMELSGHVVAVGAGVDDLAVGDAVMAIASSAFSTHAVVSRAGVARLPQSVSPVAAATVPVAFLTAYYAMVELGRIQPDETILIHGAAGGVGLAALQVAKLKGAKVIATAGSREKRRFLSMLGADHVFDSRSLDFVNDVRAVTHGEGVDLVLNSLFAEAMEQSLALVKPFGRFLELGKRDYYADSKIGLRPFRRNVSYFGIDADQLLVNQPKLTKRIFTEIGALFEDGKLTPLPYRAFDFDEIGNAFRLMQNAGHIGKIVVLPPVAGTHRVAKRPHGGMKVDPNGMHLVVGGIGGFGLAAANWLVEKGATKVALCSRRGQADAETTAMIELWAKAGVAATVHACDVTDPAATERLLKTLRAVAPLRSIVHAAMVLDDALISNLNRERNRPVIDTKAKGAAVLDQLTSGDKIDNFILFSSATTLVGNPGQANYVAANGYLEGLARARRARGLAGLAVGFGAIADRGYLVQNTDVNDILAKRIGKTALKAQTALDMVESHLAFDPGTVDAATVMISEIDWSAARNLPVARNALFEVILRSADQHATGGEGTKMDLVAMIEGKSPQEAEDILFDLVAGEIAAILRVSKDTVTRSKVLKEIGLDSLMAVELGMSFQQNTGFDMPLSGVADNTTVGDVARKLYEKVSKRDQSDDAEPADDKIVSELAQRHVGTAKEKAQGQ from the coding sequence ATGGCTGTTGAGATTATTGGGCGTGCATGCCTCGCCCCTGGAGCAGAATCGCCCTCGGCGTTGTTCAAACTTCTACGTCAGGGCAAGTGCACCGTCACCAGCATTCCATCGGATCGCTGGGATGTCGCGCGATTCTGGCATCCCGTCATGGGCACGCAGGGGAAGACCTATTCCTTCGCGGCCGGCGTGCTGGATCAACTCTATGATTTCGACCCGGCCGTCTTCGGCATGTCGCAGCGCGAGGCCATGTATATGGACCCGCAGCAGCGCGTGCTGCTCCAACTCGCCTGGCGGGCGCTTGAAGACGCCAACATCTCGTCGACGTCGCTGCACGGCGAAAACGTCGGTGTCTATATCGGCGCATCGAGCCTCGACCACGCCAACCTGACGGTCGAGGATCCGGCCGCAGCCGGCCCCTATTTCATGACCGGCAACACGCTGTCGATCGTGTCGAACCGCATCTCGCACATCTTCGGCCTCAGCGGCCCGAGCATGACGGTCGATACCGCCTGTTCCTCCTCGCTGGTCGCACTCGACCAGGCGATGCGGGCACTGACATCGGGCGAGATCGACACGGCGATCGTCGGCGGCGTCAATATTCTTGCCCACCCCCTGCCCTTCGTCGGCTTCGCCCAGGCGCGCATGCTGTCGCCGGAAGGCCTCTGCCGTGCCTATGATAACGACGGCGCCGGCTACGTGCGCGCCGAGGGCGGCGTGGTCTTCGTGCTGCGCCGTTCCGATCGGGCGCGCCGCGAAAAAGACCGCAGCTATGCGCGCATCGTCGCGACGGGCGTGAATTCGGCCGGGCGCACCAACGGCATTTCGCTGCCGTCGCGCGAAGCCCAGGCCAATCTGCTGAGAGCGATCTACGAAGGAAACGGCATCGACGCCAATCAGGTGGCCTTCGTCGAGGGCCACGGCACCGGCACCAAGGTCGGCGACCCGGCGGAAGTCTGGTCGATCGGAACGGTCATCGGCGCCAAGCGCCGGGCGCCCGTGCCGATCGGCTCGATCAAGTCGAACATCGGCCACACCGAACCCGCCTCCGGCCTCTTCGGCATGCTGAAGGCCATGATGGCGCTCGAGAACAATTACCTGCCGGCGTCGCTGCACTTCGACACGCCGAACGAGCACATCGATTTCGACGGCCTGAACGTCCGCGTCACGGCAAATCCGATAGAGCTTCTGCGCGGAAAGCGCGCGCGCCTCGCCGGCATCAACTCTTTCGGTTTCGGCGGTGCCAATGCGCACGTCGTTATCAGCGACCCGGAACCGGCGGCCGATGAAAAGGCCGCAAATCCGTCGTCGTCAGGGCATGTGTTCCTGGCAAGCGCCCATACGCAATCGAGCCTGGAAGCCCTTCTCAAGGATTACAAGACGGCTTTCGCGCATGCTTCCAAAAGTGAAGCCCGTGCGATGATCGCCGCATCGGGTGCCAACCGCGCCCATATGCGCCATCGGTTTGCCGCCCGTAGCGACCAGCCCGAAGATATCGTCCGTGCGATCGCCAGCCACCTGGAAAAGCCCGGCTCGGATATCGGCGAGGTCGGCGAGGCCGTCGCTCGCGACGCCAAGGTCGCGTTCGTGTTCTCCGGCAACGGCTCGCAATGGGCCGGCATGGGCGTGGAAGCCTTCCGTGAAAACCTGCATTTCCGCCAGTGTTTCACCTCGGTCAGCGCGCTGTTCAAGTTCCACTCGGATATCGCGCTTACCGATCTCCTGACCGATCCTGATCTCGACAAGAAGCTTGCCGACACGAAGATCGCCCAGCCACTGCTCTTTGCGGTGCAGGCCGCCCTGTCGGATTCGCTGGTTGCCATGGGCATCAAACCGGTCGCCGTTTTCGGTCACTCCGTCGGTGAAATCGCCGCGGCCTACGCCGCCGGCGCACTGTCGCTCGTCGATGCCGTTTCGATCGTTGCAAAGCGCTCGCTGCATCAGGACCTGCTTGCCGGCCACGGGACGATGGCGGCTGTCATGCTCGGTGAAGAGGCTGCTCGCGCCTTTGCCGAGGCTCGCGGTCTTGACGAACTCTGCGTTGCTGCGGTTAACGCCCATAATTCCGTGACGATCTCGGGCCCGGCCGACCAGATCTCGGCCTTCCGCGATGCCGCTCGCAAGGCGAAGATCCCGGTCCAGATCCTCGACATCAACTATCCGTTCCACCATCCGATCATCGATCGGGCGAAGGATGCCTTCCTCTCGGACATCCCCGATATCGCGCCGCGCCGCACCGAGCTCGCCTATCTCTCGACGGTGACGGGTGCCGCGCTCGAGGGCACGCAGCTCGATCCGGAATACTGGTGGAAGAACGTTCGCGAGCCGGTCCGCTTCCAGGCGGCCGCAGAAGCCGCGATCGAAATGGGCTGCCGCCTGTTCATCGAGATTTCGCCGCGCCCGATCCTGTCGTCCTACGTCAAGGAGACGATCAAGCAAGCAGCAGCCCCCGGCATGGTGGTGCCGACGCTGCTCAGAGACGTCGCCGAAAGCGGCCAGGATCCGATCTCGGCCGCGATGGCACGTGCCGTTGCGCACGGCGCCGTCGTGGATACGACCCGGGTCTTCGGCAAGCGCAATGCATCGATCGCCCTGCCAAGCCTCCCGTTCGAGCCCGTCGAGCTGCGGCCGGCGGCGACGACGGATGCCACCGACCTCTTCGGCCGGATTGCCAGACCTTACCGCCTGACCGGCTGGCGCAGCGATCCGAACAGCGGCAGCTGGAAAAACCATATCGACGCCCATCTCTTCCCGGACCTTGCCGAACACGTGGTCGACGGCAAGGCGATCTTGCCGGGCAGCGGCTTCATCGAGATTGCCGTTGCAGCGGCACAGCAGTTCTATGGCAGCGACGAAGTCGAGATCACCAATCTCGAAATCGTCCGACCGCTGGAACTCAGCGACACGAAAATCATGGAGCTGTCGACCGTCCTCTCGCCAGAGACCGGCGACCTCGAGATCCGTTCGCGCGAACGGCTGTCGGAAGACGACTGGGCCGTGCATGCGGTAGCCCGCTGCCGCAAGCCGCTGCCGGCCGGGGACCGCGCCTATCCGTCGCTTTCGGGCCTTGCCAAGACGGCAACGGTGGCACCGGGCCGCGCCTATGAGACGGCGCGGCAATTCGGCCTCGACTACGGTCCCCGCTTCCAGTTGCTCGCGAAAGCGGTTGCCTATGGCGACCGCCTGGTCGATGTAGAATTGAAGACGGCAGACGCCACCGGACACCCGCTGGTCAGCTACGCCCTGAACCCGATCTCGGTCGATGCGACTTTCCACGGACTGGTGGCGCTCTTCGACCGCTTCACCGGCGACAAGAGCGGCGCACCCTATATTCCCGTCCGCTTCGGTTCCGTGCGTGTCGTCAATGGCGGCCTGCCGATCGCGCGCGCCATGATCGAAATCGAACGTGTCAGCGCCAACTCGATCAAGGCGAAGTTCCACTTCTTCGGCCAGTCGGGCGAACCGATCGCGCATTTCGAGGATTGCCGTTTCCGCCGCACCTATCTGCGCAAGCACAAGACGCTCGACGCCCTGTCCTTCCACTACGAGGCAGTACAGTCGGAAGCCGCCTTGCCGGGCCTTCCGCGCAACAGCCTGGCACCGGTCTCGATCGCCATGCCGGCCGCCGGCGAGGCTGGCATCGGCAATGCGACGCTGCTCTTCAATGCCGCGATCTACCGCGCCTGCCAGGAGATCGCCCTCAAGCTCGGCAAGGGTCGTTCAACGATCCAGGGCGGCAGCCTGCCCGGCGATTTCGCGTTCCAGTGTTTCCTGACGAGCTGCCTCTACGTGCTCGAAGATGCCGGGCTTTGTGAGCACAAGGATGGTGTCTGGACCGTCGCGCAGGAGTTCAACCTGCCGAGTGTGTCTGAAATTCTGAGCGAACTCTACGGCGAACGGCCTGACCGCGCCGTCGAGGCCGTGCTGATCAACAATGCCTATGCGGAAGCGCTTGCCCGCATCGACGCCCTGCATGCGGGCGACGAAGCGGCCTCGGCCTCGAACTTCATCAGCGACGCCACCATCGACCATCAGGCGGTTCACTCGGAGGCAAGCCGTCAGCGCATGTCCTTCGTCCTGGAGGCGCTCGAAACAGCGCTCTCGACACAGTCCGCCGGAGCGCGTCTGCGCATCGTCGAACTCGGCAGCGTATCCGCCGGCTTCACCCGACGCCTGGCGACACTTGCCGAAAAGCATGGTGCAAGCCTCACCGTGTTCGAAGCACGCGACAACGCCCAGCGCGGCCTTGAGCTCTCCTTCGAAAACGACGCCCATGTACACATCCTCAAGAAGGGCGAGCTCGCGACGCTTGCGGCCTTCGATCTTGCCGTCAGCGCTTCCGATGGGTTCTACGGCCTGATCGAGGACGATGTGACGGTTCGCACGGCCTTGCGTACCGCACTGCGTCCTACCGGTGGCATCATCGCCGCGGTCAGCGCCCCGTCGTTGTTCAACGACTTCGCGCTTGGCCTGTCCGAGGGTTGGTTCGCGCGCAGCCAGACGGCGGAGTTTCCGATCGGCAGCCTCGCGGCTGCGCCGCACTGGCAGAAATGCCTCGACGATCTCGACCTGCGCGACATCGACATTGCCGACCGCGAATGTGCAAGCGGCAACGTCATCCTGCTCGAAGCGCGTGGCACAGCAACTGCTGCCGCAGACGTGGCGGTACCGGCGTCCGGCTCCTACCTGTTGCTGGAGATCGCCGGGCACGAACAGCGCGAACCGTCTGAGACAGCCGTTCGCGTCAGCCTGACCGGCGATGCGAGTGCGGACAAGGCCGCGCTCCTGCCAGCCTTCGAGGCGCTGGGGGCCCAACCGCTTCGGGCAGTCTTCCTCGCCTTGCCGACGGCCGCGTCGCGCACCGACGATTCTGCCTCTCTGCAAACGCAGATCCTCGCGCTCGGCGCGTTTGCCGAAGCGTTGCGCCAGCATATCGGCGGTGCAGAGCCGGCGGACGACAAGCGACCCCGTCTCGTGCTTGTTGCGCCTGGCGGCGCACCGATCGCCAACCGGACGGTCGGCGCAGCGGTCGCAAGCGACGGCGTCAATGCCGGCCTCTGGGCCTTCGCGCGCGTGCTCCAGAACGAGTACGAGTTCCTCGACGTCCACTCGCTCGACATCGACGGGTCGCCGGCGACGGCTGCCCAGATGGCTGCGGCATTGCCGCTGCTTGGCGCCGCGGGAGCAAACCGCGAATGGCTGCTCGAAGGTGACGATGGCGCTGCGCTTTCGGAGATCCGCGCCGTGCCTGGGCCGGTCGACAATGCGCACGCAGCAACAGCTGCCTTCAAGGCTGCAACCATCCGCCAGCGCGTCAGCTCCCAGGTCGGCAGCATCGTCTGGGAAGAAAGCGACATCCCCTCGGCAGGCCCGGGTGACGTCGTCGTCGCGGTCGCGGCCACCGGCCTCAACTTCCGCGACGTGATGTGGGCGATGGGCCTTCTGCCGGAAGAGGCGCTCGAAGACGGCTTCGCAGGCGCGACGATCGGCATGGAGCTTTCCGGCCATGTAGTCGCGGTCGGCGCCGGCGTCGATGACCTCGCCGTCGGCGATGCCGTCATGGCGATTGCGTCCTCCGCCTTCTCGACCCACGCGGTCGTTTCGCGCGCCGGTGTCGCCAGGTTGCCGCAATCGGTCAGCCCGGTTGCCGCAGCGACGGTCCCGGTCGCGTTCCTGACCGCCTATTACGCGATGGTCGAGCTTGGGCGGATCCAGCCTGACGAGACGATCCTCATCCACGGCGCCGCCGGCGGTGTCGGTCTTGCCGCTCTGCAGGTCGCAAAGCTGAAGGGCGCCAAGGTCATCGCCACGGCAGGATCGCGCGAAAAGCGTCGCTTCCTGTCGATGCTGGGCGCCGATCACGTCTTCGATTCCCGTTCGCTCGACTTCGTCAACGACGTTCGCGCCGTAACGCACGGCGAAGGCGTCGATCTCGTGCTCAACTCGCTGTTCGCCGAGGCCATGGAGCAGAGCCTGGCGCTGGTGAAGCCGTTCGGCCGCTTCCTTGAGCTTGGCAAGCGCGACTATTACGCCGACAGCAAGATCGGCCTTCGGCCGTTCCGCCGCAATGTCAGCTATTTCGGCATCGACGCCGACCAGTTGCTGGTCAATCAGCCGAAGCTGACCAAGCGGATCTTCACCGAGATCGGTGCGCTGTTCGAAGACGGCAAGCTGACCCCGCTTCCCTATCGCGCCTTCGACTTCGACGAGATCGGCAACGCCTTCCGGCTGATGCAGAATGCCGGGCATATCGGCAAGATCGTCGTGCTTCCTCCGGTCGCCGGCACGCATCGTGTCGCCAAGCGTCCGCATGGCGGCATGAAGGTCGATCCGAACGGCATGCATCTCGTCGTCGGTGGCATCGGCGGCTTCGGCCTCGCTGCCGCCAACTGGCTCGTCGAAAAGGGTGCGACGAAGGTCGCGCTCTGCTCGCGCCGAGGCCAGGCGGATGCCGAGACGACGGCGATGATCGAGCTCTGGGCGAAGGCCGGCGTTGCCGCCACGGTTCATGCCTGCGACGTCACCGATCCGGCAGCGACGGAGCGCCTGCTCAAGACGCTGCGCGCCGTGGCGCCGCTGCGCTCGATCGTCCATGCTGCCATGGTGCTCGACGACGCGCTGATCAGCAACCTCAACCGCGAGCGCAACCGGCCGGTCATCGATACCAAGGCCAAGGGTGCCGCGGTTCTCGATCAACTGACCAGCGGCGACAAGATCGACAACTTCATCCTGTTCTCGTCGGCGACGACCCTCGTCGGCAACCCCGGACAGGCGAATTACGTCGCGGCCAACGGCTATCTCGAAGGTCTCGCCCGCGCCCGTCGCGCCCGCGGCCTTGCGGGTCTCGCCGTCGGCTTCGGCGCGATCGCAGACAGGGGCTACTTGGTCCAGAACACGGATGTGAACGACATCCTTGCCAAGCGTATCGGCAAGACGGCGCTGAAGGCGCAGACGGCGCTCGACATGGTCGAAAGCCACCTGGCCTTCGATCCAGGCACCGTCGATGCGGCAACCGTGATGATCTCGGAGATCGACTGGTCGGCGGCACGCAATCTGCCTGTCGCCCGCAACGCCCTCTTCGAAGTCATCCTGCGCAGTGCCGACCAGCATGCGACGGGCGGCGAAGGCACCAAGATGGACCTCGTCGCGATGATCGAGGGCAAGTCGCCGCAGGAGGCCGAGGACATTCTCTTCGATCTCGTCGCCGGCGAGATCGCCGCAATCCTGCGCGTATCGAAGGATACGGTCACCCGCAGCAAGGTTCTGAAGGAAATCGGCCTCGACAGCCTCATGGCCGTCGAACTCGGCATGAGCTTCCAGCAGAACACCGGCTTCGACATGCCGCTCAGCGGCGTCGCCGACAACACGACGGTTGGCGATGTCGCGCGCAAGCTCTATGAAAAGGTGAGCAAGCGCGACCAGAGCGACGATGCCGAGCCCGCCGACGACAAGATCGTCAGCGAACTTGCGCAGCGGCACGTCGGAACGGCGAAGGAAAAAGCACAAGGCCAATGA
- a CDS encoding aminotransferase class I/II-fold pyridoxal phosphate-dependent enzyme: protein MSTNGNGPGASKMTSSLKENLLDRMRNTHQSSERNRMARSEREMPPPARRQQARFEDLPEYKQVMTQKFASEQLGIANPFYRAHQTAAGATTVIDGRKLINFASYDYLGLNRHAEVLARARDTIGTFGISASASRLVAGERPVHVALEEKIASFYGVDAAVCFVSGYLTNVAAISCLMGPKDLVVHDEFIHNSALAGVKLSGATRRLFKHNDVADLEHVLRTVAGDYRRIMVIVEGIYSMDGDVADLPALLKLRAEYGFWLMVDEAHSLGVLGKTGRGLAEHFGVDPHEIDIWMGTLSKTTSSCGGYIAGSEALVEVLKASAGGFVYSVGLAPVLAAAATTSLEVLEREPTRTAALRRNGALFLKLAKEAGLDTGLSSGFSVVPVLVGDSLRAVQLSNDLLAEGVNALPIIHPAVPEGLARLRFFITSDHTEEQIRRTVTLTAERLADLTARNFGLGGIDIDQMMKALSAR, encoded by the coding sequence ATGAGCACGAACGGAAACGGTCCAGGCGCATCCAAGATGACCAGCAGCCTCAAAGAGAACCTGCTGGACCGGATGAGAAACACGCATCAATCCTCCGAGCGCAACCGCATGGCGCGCTCGGAGCGCGAGATGCCGCCGCCGGCACGCCGGCAGCAGGCCCGTTTCGAAGACCTGCCGGAATACAAGCAGGTGATGACGCAGAAGTTCGCAAGCGAGCAGCTCGGCATCGCCAATCCGTTCTATCGTGCCCATCAGACGGCGGCCGGCGCGACCACCGTGATCGACGGCCGGAAGCTGATCAACTTCGCCTCCTATGACTACCTTGGCCTCAATCGCCATGCGGAGGTGCTTGCGCGGGCACGCGACACCATCGGCACCTTCGGCATCTCCGCGTCGGCGAGCCGCCTCGTCGCGGGCGAGCGCCCAGTGCATGTGGCGCTCGAAGAAAAGATCGCCAGCTTCTATGGCGTCGATGCTGCGGTCTGCTTCGTCAGCGGTTATCTCACCAATGTGGCGGCGATCAGCTGCCTGATGGGGCCGAAGGATCTCGTCGTCCACGACGAGTTCATCCACAACAGCGCCCTTGCCGGCGTCAAGCTCTCGGGGGCGACACGGCGCCTGTTCAAGCACAATGACGTCGCCGACCTCGAACACGTGCTGCGCACCGTTGCCGGCGACTATCGCCGCATCATGGTCATCGTCGAGGGCATCTACTCGATGGACGGCGATGTCGCCGACCTGCCGGCCCTTTTGAAACTTCGGGCCGAATACGGCTTCTGGCTGATGGTCGACGAAGCGCATTCGCTCGGCGTTCTCGGCAAGACCGGCCGCGGGCTTGCAGAACATTTCGGCGTCGATCCGCACGAGATCGACATCTGGATGGGCACGCTCTCCAAGACCACGTCGAGCTGCGGCGGCTACATCGCCGGCAGCGAAGCGCTGGTCGAAGTGCTAAAGGCCTCGGCCGGCGGCTTCGTCTACAGCGTCGGCCTTGCGCCGGTGCTGGCGGCCGCGGCAACCACAAGCCTGGAGGTGCTGGAACGGGAGCCGACGCGCACGGCGGCGCTGCGCCGCAACGGCGCGCTCTTCCTCAAGCTTGCCAAGGAAGCGGGGCTCGACACCGGGCTCAGCAGCGGATTTTCCGTGGTTCCGGTTCTGGTTGGCGATTCCCTGCGAGCGGTGCAGCTGTCGAACGACCTGCTTGCCGAAGGGGTCAATGCGCTGCCGATCATCCACCCGGCGGTCCCGGAAGGCCTGGCGCGGCTGCGCTTCTTCATCACCAGCGACCACACGGAAGAGCAGATCCGCCGCACGGTAACGCTGACGGCCGAGCGTCTGGCCGACCTTACCGCACGCAACTTCGGCCTCGGCGGCATCGACATCGACCAGATGATGAAAGCGCTCTCGGCGCGCTGA
- a CDS encoding SDR family oxidoreductase yields the protein MTHVIITGGSSGIGFAVASIYAARGARLSLIARSRGLLEDAQAKVVASSRANADSIRIEVADVAVESDVEAAIRRCEQAFGPCDILVASAGIVEPGRFEELDSASFRQQMDTNFSGTVHAVRAVYDSMKRRRRGRIMMISSGAGLLGIYGYSAYCASKFAVHGFAQALRSEARPHGVSVSVCFPPDTETPQFQRELAARPPEAATIMGTVRPWPVEAVARRIVKGTDRGRFEVYFGTTLFLLGRFAPAVRPLLNWWFDRAIVRCGNTATHNRGVSEHRT from the coding sequence ATGACGCATGTGATCATTACCGGTGGCTCGAGCGGTATCGGATTTGCGGTCGCATCGATCTACGCGGCGCGCGGGGCGCGCCTCTCGTTGATTGCCCGCTCCCGTGGCCTCCTGGAAGACGCCCAAGCGAAAGTTGTCGCATCCAGCAGGGCGAACGCCGACAGCATCCGGATCGAGGTCGCCGACGTCGCGGTGGAGAGCGATGTCGAGGCGGCGATCCGGCGGTGCGAACAGGCTTTCGGCCCCTGCGACATCCTGGTGGCATCGGCCGGCATCGTCGAACCCGGCCGGTTCGAGGAACTCGACAGCGCCTCGTTCCGGCAGCAGATGGACACCAATTTCTCCGGCACGGTGCATGCGGTCCGCGCTGTCTACGACAGCATGAAGCGGCGCCGGCGCGGCCGGATCATGATGATCTCGTCCGGCGCGGGGCTGCTCGGCATCTACGGCTATTCGGCCTACTGCGCCTCCAAGTTCGCCGTGCACGGCTTTGCCCAGGCGCTGCGTTCGGAAGCCCGCCCGCACGGCGTCAGCGTCTCCGTCTGCTTTCCGCCGGATACGGAAACGCCGCAGTTTCAGCGCGAACTCGCGGCCCGACCGCCGGAAGCCGCCACGATCATGGGCACGGTCCGGCCCTGGCCAGTTGAAGCGGTGGCCAGGCGGATCGTCAAGGGAACCGATCGCGGCCGGTTCGAAGTCTATTTCGGCACGACATTGTTTCTGCTTGGACGCTTCGCTCCCGCCGTTCGTCCCCTGCTCAACTGGTGGTTCGACCGGGCGATTGTGCGGTGCGGCAACACGGCGACGCATAATCGTGGAGTGTCCGAGCACCGGACCTGA